Proteins from a single region of Echeneis naucrates chromosome 14, fEcheNa1.1, whole genome shotgun sequence:
- the tecta gene encoding alpha-tectorin isoform X1 — MVRPGCPVILLHLFSIFARAGASAQDILYPYGPSHRDLETPKMDDGSSPEITLLIPFIFFNVPYRSIYVNNNGVISFNVQVSQFTPEAFPLSDSRSFIAPLWADVHNGIRGDVYYRESTEPELLERATQDVRKYFKSTPTFTAAWVFIATWHQVTFYGGSQTTPVNTFQTILISDGVTSFTMFNYGEITWSTGTASGGDPLTGLGGTTAQAGFNGGDIGHFFNLPGSRSNEVVNIEQSTNVNIPGRWFFRVDTELIDPANGCSYNGRFYRRGEIFWLSDQCSQRCRCLDIDNKVQCQESPCGQLETCEQQEGAFYCQPTRTSTCVVFGDPHYHTFDGFLYHFQGTCSYLLARPCWEVTGLPYFSVEAKNENRGVASVSWLRDVTVDVYGHRVLLPKGSLGTVQVDGLTKTLPVQLELGAVRVYQSGVAVALETDFGLLVTYDGQHYASISLPSSYFNNTCGLCGNYNDDPADDPVLPDGSLAESVVELGGSWRAEDTDWRCTDGCAQNCSVCDPLSEAFYFRPDYCGLINKTDGPFRDCRAVVDPTAFVYSCVYDMCSNRDNITTLCQAIQAYALACQALGVTIRPWRTRTFCALSCPEYSQYQVCTSACPASCSDLTAPLYCAHPCTEGCQCDPGYVLSGSRCVQHEDCGCEHNGLYYPLNYTFWASSSGEEGECTFRCSCGPAGEVSCFNESCKEGEVCVAEVGLLGCYPRREGMCSITQNSVTSSFDGTFLLFPDDSSYHLLKLCSGAPANLSSVEVKIGRRLVNKGPDWKRPVVVKVSNTEAQMGGTDFDTVKVNGEQVALPYVHPTETMMIYRVPGNATVVESRGLIRVHYARQGFLNISLSTLFYNLTCGLCGVFNSNATDDLRLPNGRLAESTEQFTEGWRAIADDLTCNGDCDDLYRMCTDLRLYQSPWMCGNINDPGNSSFLACHAVVNPSPFFRNCLYNMCVKEGNRSALCSSLQAYASACQDAQVGLTSWRSATNCPLPCPENSHFDECTSACPLTCASLDEPEEPCPLPCQEGCQCEEGFAQRDGLCVARSDCGCMSQGRQLATNQTFWTDWECRERCYCNGSDNSVYCQLTPCHPEEYCQETDGLYFCQPRTEALCVAAGYGHFLPFGDVPFELQSSCTLRMATTTCGRENGDRAAIAGTFPQFKLAVRNEERDTGQAIWVRGFVLEVYEYEIEVSRTYKNTVTVNKERLYLPLKLGPSKVNIFTLGMQLILETDFGLKVAFDWSTLLLLTLPRDLYNASCGLCQGMPLSPPTLTTADWGMAWAERDTFCQVGCGDSCPRCGLAEKTVQMEAPLMLVDGTMNVDGDNGVNEVSTGIRFHLGDGLYVFVEPEAVRLCGLIVDRGGVFARCHSKVAPAFFYQSCLQDTCLDQGAQDTICNWLQIYASTCQTQGVPVTGWRSDTPCVQSCPPNSHYSSCMSVCPPQCAPARGQRDCGQDCVEGCQCDQGYVLNGKTCILPQNCGCYTDGKYYEPKQLFWNSDCTKRCQCIGRNLIQCDPRRCKAEEECTLRHGVRGCFARRSQHCVASGGGVFRTFDGASLRLPASCSFVLSTNCHKLPDLSFQLIANFDKWSTPNLTTISHVYLYINEENILISGSTVKVNGTPVSVPFLTGLMTRLSTSEGFIVIDTPLDIQVRYNRFNTLSITMGQRLQNKVCGLCGNFNGDPSDDYITSRGKPAVSALELAQSWKTNGMQNSCDETQYVALAQSCDNTAVLTLQGEDACQKLTQLKGFFQPCHGLLDPRPFYQSCYLDGCYNHRKAQVCGSLAAYAEACRSLGTLTTKWITQENCSEWIYDPCAGEICTNFTCELENGGDLCGCPELPTSTGGDDDIIQAEVTCKHAQMEVSISKCKLFQLGFEREDVRINDEHCAGIEGEDFISFQINNTKGHCGSIVQSNGTHIMYKNTVWIESVNNTGNIITRDRTINVEFSCAYELDLKISLETVLKPMLSVINLTLPTQEGNFITKMALYKNSSYRHPYREGEVVLSTRDILFVGVFVEGADENQLILIVNMCWATPSRYSSDRLRYIIIERGCPNIKDNTIGMAENGVSLTCRFHVTVFKFIGDYDEVHLHCDVSLCDSDTNACKVNCPHKRRMYSDNSEHKEHILSVGPIRRRESDWCEDNNGGCEQICTSRGTGPVCSCVTGMLQRDGKSCRTVSSSCRVAPLAPLLIAGAAISMFLPRFQAPLIS; from the exons aTGGTCAGGCCAGGCTGTCCAGTCATTCTGCTTCACCTGTTCAGTATCTTTGCCCGGGCAGGAG CAAGCGCTCAGGATATCCTGTATCCCTACGGACCCAGCCACAGGGATCTAGAGACCCCCAAGATGGATGATGGGAGTTCTCCTGAAATTACTTTGCTCAttccctttattttcttcaatGTTCCTTATCGTTCCATCTAC GTCAACAACAATGGTGTGATCTCCTTCAACGTGCAGGTTAGCCAGTTCACACCGGAAGCTTTTCCTCTGAGCGACAGCAGATCGTTTATTGCTCCACTCTGGGCAGATGTGCACAACGGCATCCGTGGAGACGTCTACTACCGAGAGTCCACCGAGCCAGAATTACTGGAGAGGGCGACGCAAGATGTCCGGAAGTACTTCAAAAGCACCCCCACCTTCACCGCCGCCTGGGTCTTCATCGCAACATGGCACCAAGTCACCTTCTATGGAGGAAGCCAGACAACCCCA GTGAACACATTCCAGACTATCCTAATATCAGATGGTGTCACATCCTTCACAATGTTCAACTATGGAGAGATCACATGGAGCACCGGGACAGCCAGTGGTGGAGATCCTTTAACGGGGCTGGGTGGGACAACAGCTCAG GCAGGATTTAACGGTGGAGACATCGGTCACTTCTTCAACCTGCCCGGATCGCGGTCAAACGAGGTAGTGAACATTGAACAGTCGACCAATGTGAATATTCCTGGCCGCTGGTTCTTCCGTGTAGACACCGAACTGATCGATCCTGCCAACGGCTGCAGCTACAATG GGCGCTTTTACAGGCGAGGTGAGATATTCTGGCTGTCTGACCAGTGCTCCCAGCGCTGCCGCTGCCTCGACATCGACAACAAGGTCCAGTGCCAGGAATCTCCATGTGGGCAGCTGGAGACCTGCGAGCAGCAGGAAGGAGCCTTTTACTGCCAGCCGACCCGCACCAGCACCTGCGTCGTATTTGGCGACCCCCATTACCACACCTTTGATGGCTTCCTCTATCACTTCCAGGGCACCTGCTCGTACCTGCTGGCTCGGCCCTGCTGGGAGGTCACCGGCCTGCCCTACTTCAGTGTGGAGGCCAAAAATGAAAACCGCGGGGTCGCCTCTGTTTCCTGGCTGAGAGATGTCACAGTGGATGTGTACGGTCACAGGGTGTTGCTACCCAAAGGAAGTTTAGGAACTGTGCAG GTGGATGGTTTGACAAAGACCTTACCAGTCCAGCTCGAGCTTGGTGCTGTCAGGGTGTATCAGTCTGGTGTTGCCGTTGCTTTGGAAACCGACTTTGGACTCCTGGTAACTTACGATGGCCAGCACTATGCATCCATCTCCCTACCCAGCTCCTACTTCAACAATACTTGCGGCCTTTGTGGTAACTATAACGACGACCCAGCCGATGACCCCGTGCTCCCCGACGGTTCTCTGGCAGAAAGTGTGGTAGAGTTGGGGGGCAGCTGGCGAGCGGAGGACACGGACTGGCGGTGCACTGATGGCTGTGCCCAGAACTGCAGCGTATGTGACCCTCTTTCAGAAGCCTTCTACTTTCGCCCAGATTACTGCGGGCTCATCAACAAAACTGACGGGCCTTTTAGAGACTGCAGAGCTGTAGTGGACCCAACAGCCTTCGTGTATAGCTGTGTGTATGACATGTGCAGCAACAGGGATAACATCACCACACTCTGCCAGGCCATACAGGCCTATGCTCTGGCCTGTCAGGCCCTGGGTGTCACGATACGACCCTGGAGAACACGCACCTTCTGTG CTTTATCATGTCCAGAGTACAGCCAGTACCAAGTGTGTACAAGTGCCTGCCCAGCCTCCTGCTCAGACCTCACCGCTCCCCTGTATTGTGCCCACCCCTGCACTGAGGGCTGCCAGTGTGACCCCGGTTATGTTCTCAGTGGCAGCCGCTGCGTACAACATGAGGACTGTGGCTGCGAGCACAATGGCCTCTATTACCCCCTCAATTACACTTTCTGGGCAAGCTCCAGTGGTGAAGAAGGTGAATGTACCTTCCGCTGCTCCTGCGGACCTGCAGGGGAAGTCTCCTGCTTCAACGAGTCCTGTAAGgagggggaggtgtgtgtggcGGAGGTGGGCCTCCTGGGTTGCTACCCTCGGAGGGAGGGAATGTGCTCGATCACCCAGAACTCGGTGACGTCCTCCTTTGATGGCACCTTCCTGCTGTTCCCAGATGACAGCTCCTACCACCTGCTGAAGCTGTGCAGTGGAGCGCCAGCTAATCTTTCGTCAGTGGAAGTAAAGATAGGCAGACGGCTGGTCAACAAAGGCCCTGATTGGAAAAGACCTGTGGTCGTAAAAGTGTCCAACACTGAAGCTCAGATGGGAGGGACAGATTTTGACACAGTAAAG GTGAATGGTGAACAAGTGGCGCTTCCATATGTCCATCCAACAGAGACAATGATGATCTACCGAGTGCCGGGTAACGCCACAGTGGTGGAGTCCCGGGGCCTGATTCGCGTCCACTACGCACGGCAGGGGTTCCTCAACATCTCCCTCTCCACCCTCTTCTACAATCTTACTTGCGGCCTATGCGGTGTCTTCAATAGCAATGCCACCGACGACCTTCGCCTCCCTAACGGACGCCTGGCAGAGTCTACGGAGCAGTTCACAGAAGGCTGGCGTGCCATTGCAGATGACCTCACCTGTAATGGCGACTGTGATGACTTGTATCGCATGTGCACAGATTtacgtctctaccagagtccctgGATGTGTGGCAACATCAATGACCCGGGGAATAGTTCCTTTCTAGCCTGTCATGCCGTGGTAAACCCCTCGCCATTCTTCAGGAACTGCTTATATAACATGTGTGTAAAGGAAGGGAACCGTTCGGCCCTGTGTTCCTCACTGCAGGCGTACGCCAGCGCCTGTCAGGATGCTCAAGTGGGCCTTACGTCCTGGAGGAGTGCCACCAACTGCC CTCTTCCCTGTCCAGAGAACAGTCATTTTGATGAGTGCACCAGCGCCTGCCCTCTGACCTGCGCCAGCTTGGATGAGCCCGAGGAGCCCTGTCCTCTGCCATGCCAGGAAGGGTGTCAGTGTGAGGAGGGCTTCGCGCAGCGTGATGGCCTGTGTGTGGCGCGCAGCGACTGTGGCTGCATGAGCCAGGGGCGCCAGCTGGCCACCAATCAGACTTTCTGGACGGACTGGGAGTGCCGGGAGCGCTGCTACTGCAACGGCTCCGACAACAGCGTATACTGTCAGCTGACACCCTGTCACCCCGAGGAGTACTGCCAGGAGACCGACGGCCTGTATTTCTGCCAGCCGCGCACAGAGGCCCTGTGTGTGGCCGCTGGTTATGGACACTTCCTGCCTTTCGGTGATGTACCATTTGAGCTGCAGAGCTCCTGCACCCTCAGGATGGCCACCACCACCTGCGGGAGAGAGAACGGAGACCGTGCAGCCATCGCTGGAACTTTTCCTCAATTCAAACTGGCAGTTCGTAACGAGGAAAGAGACACAGGCCAGGCAATTTGGGTGAGGGGCTTTGTACTGGAGGTCTATGAATACGAGATTGAAGTCTCTCGAACCTACAAAAACACTGTTACG GTGAATAAGGAGCGTTTGTACCTTCCACTGAAGCTGGGCCCATCTAAGGTCAACATCTTCACCTTGGGCATGCAGCTCATTCTGGAGACAGACTTTGGCCTGAAGGTGGCCTTTGACTGGAGCACGCTCCTCCTGCTGACTTTGCCCCGCGACCTCTACAACGCCTCCTGCGGCCTTTGCCAGGGCATGCCCTtatccccccccaccctcaccaccGCTGACTGGGGCATGGCCTGGGCAGAGAGGGACACCTTCTGCCAGGTGGGTTGTGGAGACTCCTGCCCACGCTGCGGCCTGGCAGAGAAAACCGTGCAAATGGAAGCTCCTCTCATGCTGGTCGACGGCACCATGAATGTGGACGGCGACAACGGGGTGAACGAGGTCAGCACAGGCATACGCTTCCACCTCGGAGATGGGCTGTACGTGTTTGTGGAGCCCGAGGCGGTGAGGCTGTGCGGCTTGATTGTGGATCGAGGGGGCGTGTTTGCACGCTGCCACAGCAAGGTGGCACCAGCCTTCTTTTATCAAAGCTGCCTGCAGGACACCTGCTTGGACCAGGGAGCCCAGGACACAATCTGTAACTGGCTGCAGATCTACGCCAGCACCTGTCAGACCCAAGGAGTGCCGGTTACCGGCTGGAGGAGCGACACACCATGTG TCCAGAGCTGCCCCCCCAACAGCCATTACTCCAGCTGCATGTCGGTCTGCCCGCCCCAGTGCGCTCCTGCCCGGGGCCAGAGGGACTGCGGCCAGGACTGCGTGGAGGGCTGCCAGTGCGACCAGGGATATGTGCTCAACGGCAAGACCTGCATCCTGCCTCAAAACTGTGGCTGCTACACCGACGGCAAGTACTATGAG CCCAAACAGCTGTTTTGGAACAGCGACTGCACCAAACGCTGCCAGTGCATCGGACGAAACCTGATCCAGTGCGACCCAAGGCGCTGTaaggcagaggaggagtgcACCCTGCGCCACGGGGTGAGGGGCTGCTTCGCCCGGCGGTCCCAGCACTGCGTGGCATCGGGCGGCGGCGTCTTCAGGACCTTCGACGGGGCGTCGCTGAGGCTCCCGGCCTCTTGCTCGTTTGTCTTGTCCACCAACTGCCACAAGCTTCCCGACCTCTCTTTCCAGCTCATCGCAAACTTTGACAAGTGGAGCACGCCCAACCTCACCACCATCTCTCACGTCTACCTGTACATCAACGAGGAGAACATCCTCATCTCTGGCAGCACGGTCAAG GTCAACGGCACTCCGGTATCTGTGCCGTTTCTGACGGGGCTGATGACACGTCTGTCTACATCCGAAGGTTTCATCGTCATCGACACGCCCCTGGACATCCAGGTCCGATACAACCGCTTCAACACGCTCAGCATCACCATGGGCCAGCGGCTTCAGAACAAGGTGTGCGGCCTTTGTGGGAATTTCAACGGAGACCCCAGCGACGACTACATCACCTCAAGAGGCAAGCCAGCTGTCAGCGCCCTGGAGCTGGCCCAGAGCTGGAAGACCAACGGTATGCAGAACAG CTGCGATGAGACCCAGTACGTGGCGCTGGCGCAGTCTTGTGACAACACAGCAGTGCTGACGCTGCAAGGCGAGGACGCCTGTCAGAAGCTGACCCAGCTGAAGGGCTTCTTCCAGCCGTGCCACGGCCTGCTGGACCCGAGGCCTTTCTATCAGTCGTGCTACCTGGACGGCTGCTACAATCACCGGAAGGCTCAGGTCTGCGGCTCGCTGGCTGCCTACGCCGAGGCCTGCCGCTCCTTGGGCACCCTCACCACCAAGTGGATCACACAAGAGAACTGCT CAGAATGGATCTACGACCCCTGTGCAGGAGAGATCTGCACAAACTTCACCTGCGAGCTGGAGAACGGAGGTGACCTGTGCGGCTGTCCTGAATTACCCACCAGCACCGGAG GTGACGATGACATCATCCAGGCGGAGGTGACCTGTAAACATGCACAGATGGAGGTTTCCATCTCCAAGTGTAAGCTCTTCCAGCTGGGCTTCGAACGCGAGGACGTCCGAATCAACGACGAGCACTGCGCCGGCATCGAAGGGGAGGACTTCATCTCCTTCCAGATCAACAACACCAAAGGGCACTGCGGTTCCATCGTCCAG TCCAACGGCACACACATCATGTACAAAAACACCGTCTGGATCGAGAGTGTGAACAACACCGGTAACATCATCACCAGGGACCGGACCATCAACGTGGAGTTTTCCTGCGCCTACGAACTGGACCTGAAGATCTCACTGGAGACCGTCCTCAAACCCATGCTCAG TGTGATTAACCTCACCTTACCGACCCAGGAAGGAAACTTCATCACCAAGATGGCTCTGTATAAGAACTCTTCCTACCGGCATCCGTacagggagggggaggtggtGCTCAGCACGAGGGACATCCTGTTCGTGGGCGTCTTCGTGGAGGGGGCAGATGAAAATCAGCTGATCCTCATTGTGAATATGTGCTGGGCCACGCCGTCCCGCTACAGCAGCGACAGGCTCCGCTACATCATCATAGAGCGGGG GTGTCCGAACATTAAGGACAACACCATCGGCATGGCGGAGAACGGAGTGTCCCTCACCTGTCGCTTCCACGTCACCGTCTTCAAGTTCATCGGGGACTACGACGAGGTCCACCTCCACTGTGACGTCTCCCTGTGCGACTCAGACACGAACGCCTGCAAAGTG AACTGCCCGCACAAGAGGAGGATGTATTCAGACAACAGCGAGCACAAAGAGCACATCCTGTCCGTGGGGCCCATCAGACGTAGAG AGTCCGACTGGTGTGAGGACAACAACGGAGGCTGTGAGCAGATCTGCACCAGCAGGGGAACTGGTCCGGTCTGCAGCTGTGTGACTGGGATGCTGCAACGAGACGGGAAAAGCTGCCGGA CTGTGAGCTCCAGCTGTCGGGTTGCACCTCTGGCTCCTCTGCTGATTGCCGGGGCTGCCATCTCCATGTTCCTGCCTCGTTTTCAGGCTCCTCTCATTTCCTAA